The DNA segment TGCCAGTGAACAGATTTATCAAAGGGATGGTCTGGAGGCATTTGCCCAGCATGAGAAAAGCTGTGCCAGACAGGCGCTGCCGGAGGGGCCGTTTGCGCATTTTCTGAAAACGATAGCTACGCTGCAGAAGGAGTTTGCGGACTGTTCTCCGATTCGCACAGCCCTGGTGACTGCCCGCAATGCACCGGCACATGAACGGGTGATCCGTACGCTGAGAGCATGGGATATCCGAATTGATGAGGCCTTCTTTCTGGGAGGCATTACAAAGAAGGATGTATTAAAAGCATTTGGTGCGCATATCTTCTTCGATGATCAAACAAGCCATACCAGCCCTGCCAGCAGTGTGGTGCCGAGTGCGCAGGTTGTGTATGGTAAATAATTCGTGAAAAAATTAGCAGAAGCAAAGACTGCCAACCGGCAGGGAAATATGATAAAATAAAAAGGATGAATGGAGGATTTCTATGAACAGCAGACATAAATTACGGGAGCTGGCAATGACCAGCCTGTATCAGCATTTTTTATTACAAAAGGACATTAAGCAGTGTGTATACGATAACTGTGAGACAAATGAAATTGACCCGTTTCTATATACGGTAACGATTGATGCCGTGGCGTATCGTGATGTATATATCGACAAGATCAATGAGGCTCTGCGCCAGGACTGGACATTTGACCGTCTGGGGTTTGTCGAGCAGGCGATTTTGCTTATGGCCGCCTGTGAGCTTGACCTGGAAACGGCGCCAAAGGCTATCGTTATCGATGAAGCAGTCACACTTGCGAAAAAATACTGTGACGATGAAACATATCGTCTGATTAACGGAGTACTGGATCGTCTATGAGTCAGAGTGTGTATAGTGTTTCCTCACTGGTTCACTATATCAAGCAGTCGCTGGACAATGATATCCGGATACAATCCATTCTCATCAAGGGGGAAATCAGTAATTTCACCAATCATCGCAGCGGACACTGGTATTTTACACTAAAGGATGCCCGTGCCAAAATCAGCTGTGTGATGTTTTCCTCACATGCACGCCGCTGCCGCATTGTGTTGAAAGAAGGAATGAAGGTCATCGTGACGGCTTCCGTTTCCATGTATGAGGCAGGGGGAAGCGTGCAGCTGTATGTGACCGGTGTACAGGCGGATGGTCTTGGAGATTTGTTTCTGCAGCTGGAGGAAGTAAAAAGAAAGCTGGCTGCGGAGGGACTCTTTGATCCCAATAAGAAAAAGGCACTGCCGCAGTATCCGATGAGTATCGGTGTTATCACTGCGAAAAGCGGAGCTGCCGTGCAAGATATCCTGACGACGATTTCCCGGCGCTGGCCGCTGGCAGAGGTAAAGGTATACCCCAGCCTTGTACAGGGCATTCAGGCAAGTGAGGCCATTGTAAAAAATCTTGCACTCGCAGATTGTGGAAATCATGATGTCGTATTGCTTGCCCGTGGAGGGGGAGCTATTGAGGATTTATGGTGCTTTAATGAGGAAACGGTTGCCAGGGCGGTATATGCGATGTCTTCCGTAATTGTAACCGGAGTCGGACATGAAACGGATACGACGCTTGTCGATTATGTATCGGATGCCCGTGCACCGACGCCGACGGCAGCTGCGGAGCTGATTACACCGGATCTGGAAGAGGTGCGTATGCATGTGGCACTGCTTCGCCGCCGTATGATCAAGGATATGGAAACCCGGCTGCAGCTTGCCAGACAGGCATTGGAGCCAGTAAAGCAGCACCGGTATATGAAGGATCCGCAAAGCTATATACGCGAAGAGGAAATGAAGCTTGCCATGCATGTGCGCCGCCTTGGTGTTGTGGAAGCGCAGGTAGCTGCGTTTGCCATGCGGCTGAAGCAGAATTCACAGCAGCTGGCAATCCACAGTGAACGCTTGTATCAGATCAATGCGCGAAACGTGGAACAAAGCAGGCTGAGGCTGCAAAATGCCCTGCAAAATTACGATATGCAGCGCAAGCGTCAGATGCGCAATGTCAGTGCTCTGCTGGATGCGTATTCCCCATTGAAAAGTCTTTCGCGCGGATATGCGATTGCCTACCATGAGGATGCGGTGATTTCCAGTATAGAGGATGTAGAAGTAAACGATACCCTGCGGCTTCGGCTGCAGGATGGATATATTGATACCA comes from the Erysipelotrichaceae bacterium 66202529 genome and includes:
- the nusB gene encoding transcription antitermination factor NusB; translated protein: MNSRHKLRELAMTSLYQHFLLQKDIKQCVYDNCETNEIDPFLYTVTIDAVAYRDVYIDKINEALRQDWTFDRLGFVEQAILLMAACELDLETAPKAIVIDEAVTLAKKYCDDETYRLINGVLDRL
- the xseA gene encoding exodeoxyribonuclease VII large subunit produces the protein MSQSVYSVSSLVHYIKQSLDNDIRIQSILIKGEISNFTNHRSGHWYFTLKDARAKISCVMFSSHARRCRIVLKEGMKVIVTASVSMYEAGGSVQLYVTGVQADGLGDLFLQLEEVKRKLAAEGLFDPNKKKALPQYPMSIGVITAKSGAAVQDILTTISRRWPLAEVKVYPSLVQGIQASEAIVKNLALADCGNHDVVLLARGGGAIEDLWCFNEETVARAVYAMSSVIVTGVGHETDTTLVDYVSDARAPTPTAAAELITPDLEEVRMHVALLRRRMIKDMETRLQLARQALEPVKQHRYMKDPQSYIREEEMKLAMHVRRLGVVEAQVAAFAMRLKQNSQQLAIHSERLYQINARNVEQSRLRLQNALQNYDMQRKRQMRNVSALLDAYSPLKSLSRGYAIAYHEDAVISSIEDVEVNDTLRLRLQDGYIDTIIEKKENL